One Candidatus Rokuibacteriota bacterium genomic window, GCTGAAGGAGCCGCTCAAGCCCGTCGTCCTCGACCGCCCGCCATTCCCTGTGGACGTCCAGCGTGGTGATGATGCGGTCGACCTGGGTGCCCTGCCCATCCCGACGTATTTTCCGGGTGACGGAGGTCCCTACCTGACGGCGGGGCTCCTCACCGCGCGGGACCCGGCAACCGGCGTGTCCACCGCGGGCTTCCACCGCTTCCAGGTCAAGGGGCCGAACCGGCTGGGAGTGAGCCTGCACTCGCGCCGGCGGATGTACGAGTTCCAGCAGCGGGCGGAAAAGGCGGGGCGGAGCCTCGACTGCGCCATCGTCATCGGGCTGCATCCTGCCGTCGGGATGGGGTCACTCTCCTATCCGGCGCCTGAGATCTCCAAGTTCGAGGTGGTCGGTGGGCTGTTCGGGGAGCCCATGCAGCTTCGGCGGGCGGAGACGGTCGAGCTCGACGTCCCGGCCTGGGCCGAGATCGTGATCGAAGGCGAGATCCTCGCCGGCGTGCGCGAGACTGAAGGCCCCTTCGGAGAGTTCACCGGCTACTTCTCCCGGCGGAGCACCGACAATGTGTTCGTGGCGCGCGCCATCGTGCTGCGGCAGGGCGCGTGGTTCCAGTCGATCGCCTCCGGACGGGCGCCCGACCACATCCTCCCGCTCGGCGTCCTGCGCGAGGCCGAGATCAGCAACGCGCTCCGCCGCGTGGTCCCGGGGGTGCGCGCCGTGCACGTGCCGATGTCAGGCGGCGCGTCGTTCACCGCGTACGTGTCGATCAAGCGGACGCGCCCCGGCGAGGCCAAGCACGCCATCTCGGTGGTCCTCGGCGTGGATCACTACCTCAAGCTCGTGGTCATCGTGGACGACGACATCGACGTGTTCGACGAGTCGGATGTCTTGTGGGCCATGGCGACGCGGGTCCAGGCCGATCGGGACCTGGTCGTCATCAGCGGGAGCCTCGGCGCGATCCTCGATCCCTCGGCAAGCCCCGAGGGGCTGACCGCGAAGCTCGGCATCGATGCCACTCGCTCCTTCGGCGAGGGCGGGGCGGAGAAGCTGGTGATGTCCGCCGAGCCCGCGGCCTGGGCGCGGGAGCTGGCCGACCGGATCGCGCGCGCCTGATTGCGACCGACGAGATGACCTTTCGGGCTGGCCACGAAGGCCAGCGCCTGCTTCGTGTTTCCCATGCGCTCAATGTTTCTGCGGAGATGACGGTTTCGCCGGCGCGTTGGCGGCGCTTACGCGATCTTCCTCAAAACGCATGACCTTCACCACCCGGTCACGCACTTTGCCAATAAGATCCAGGCGCACGGCCCAGTCGCCGAGCATTTCGAGGTCGAGGCGGGCTTCATACGAACCAGCCTCGCGGCCGACCGTCGCCTTCATCGGCCGTACATTGTGCATCATCGGCATCGACGGCATGTCGGCGCCAACCATCACCGTGACATCGGTCAGCGGCGCGTCGGTGCGAGCGTGCGTGAGGCGGATGCTGCAGTCATATTGCAACGGTTTGCCAGTCGGCTGACACGTCACCTCGGCTTTGGCTCGCACCTCCGCAGCGCTGAGCGCGCCTGCACAACAGACCACGATCGTCAGCGCAGAACATAGTTGCGAACGTGCTACTGCCGTCATGGGCACCGCGTCATTCGTCTCATCCGCCTCTCGCCGCCGGCTGCCGCGTCGATCGCAAGACCCGATCCCGAACACGACGCCACGCGCGTCCGATATGATGCACGACCGGTTCGTCAAGCAGGCCGCGCGGGCGCAAGATCAGCAGGATTGCGACCAGGCCGCCAAAGATGATCATCCGATAACCCGCGAACGCTCTGATCGATTCCAAGACGCCGATATCGATCAGCACGCCGAGCAGAGGGCCGAATGCGGTGCCAAGCCCGCCGATAAGGCCGTAGGCGAGGCTGTGCACGCCAAGCATCACGTCAAAGATACGCGGTTCGACATAGGTGGTCAGATGCGCATAGAGCCCGCCCCCCACTCCCGCGATAGCACCGGCAATACAGGCGGCGAGCGTCTTGTGACGGGCGACGGCGACGCCGTTCAGCTCGGCAAGCACTTCGTCCGCGCCGACCATTCGAAAGACAACGCCCAGGCGCGAACGCTCCAGCAGCATGAAGCCGGCCAATGCGGCGGCCAGCAGGCCGTAGATCACCAGCAAGAATTGCATTGGCCCGACCTCGTGTTCGAAGATATAGCGGATGTTGCCGAAGCCGTCGACGCCATTGGGACCGACCAACTCGCCGTCAATCGGAATCTGATACCGGAACAATTCGAACAGCAACCGCACCATCTCGGCGAATGCCAGCGTCGCTATCGCAAAATACAGTCCGTGCAGTCGGAGCGTCGGCACGCCGACCAGCACCGCCGCCGCGCCGCCGGTTGCGGCGCCCCATACAAGCGCCGCCGCGAGCGGCCAGCCCCACAGCGCGGTCGCGATCCCGGCAGCATAGGCGCCGATGGCGAAGAACGCCTGCTGCCCGAACGAGATTTCGCCCGTCAGCAACAGGAGATAGGCCGATAGCGCGAGGAACGACATGACGCCGATGTTTGAAAGCACGCCGATCAGATAATCGTCCATCGGTCAGGCGCTCCCGTGGTCGACCATTGTCTCGCGCGTCGGTGCCTCGCCAAGCAATCCGCCCGGCCGCAGCACCAGACACACGAACAGCAGCATATAGGCGGCGAGATCGCGAACTTGCGGCCCGAAATACGACTGGCTGTGCGCTTCCAGAACACCCAGCAGCAATCCCCCCAGAATCGCCCCCGGTATTGAGCCCAGCCCGCCGATCATCATGGCGATTAGGCCCTTGAACGTCGCCCACATGCCGAACATCGGGGTGATTTGTTGGTCGGTGGCGAGCACCAGGTAGCCGGCGATCCCGCCGATCGCGGACGCAACGGCAAAGGCCAAGCGAACGGCGGTCTTGACATTGATGCCGACCAGATGCGCGGCCACCGGATTGCCGATGATGGCGCGCAGCGCGAGGCCGTAGCGGGAGCGGTAGAGCAGCAGCTGCAACCCCGCTGACAATCCCAGTGCGCACACCAGCATGATCACGTGGTCGGCCCGCAACAGGAACGGGCCCAGTGCCAGCGGCGCACCGGTTGTGAGCGGCGGGAACGGATACGTGTGGCGCGGCAGGAGCAGAATGGCCGCCTGTTCGAGTTGCATCCAGATCGCGAAGCTCGACACCATTGATGCGATGCCGGCGCCGGCCGCCATCGGCGCGAAGCACAGCCGTTCGACATAGATGCCGGCGAGCACCGCGCCCACAACCGTCACGGCCGCGACCGCGATCGGACCGACGGCGAGATTCAGGTACACCAACGTGCCGAGATAGGCCCCCACCATGATCGATGGACCATAGGACAGGTTGAGCCGTTGCATGACGCCGAAGATCAGTGTGAACCCGAGCGCGAGCAGCCCATACGACGATCCGATCATCATCCCGTCGATCGAATTTTGCGCGAAGTCGATCATCGGCTGGGCCGGTGTCAGTTCGCGCCGCGGCGTGTCCCAAGATAGGCGCGCTGGATGACGTCATCCTCAGCGAGCTCGCCCGGTGTTCCCTTGAATGTCACACGCCCCTGTTCCATCAAAAAGAACTGATGCGCCACCTTGAGCGCCATGTGGGCGTTCTGCTCAACCAGAAAGATGGTGGTCCCGTCGCGGTTCAGTTCGGTAAGGATCGAGAATATTTCGGCTACGATCAGCGGCGCGAGACCGAGCGAGGGTTCGTCCATCAGCAGCAGACGCGGCCGCGACATCAGGGCGCGGGCCACCGCGAGCATTTGCTGCTCACCCCCCGAGAGTGTGCCGGCGAGTTGCTCGTATCGCTCGCGCAGGCGCGGAAAACGATTGCACATGCGTTCGATATCGGTGGCGATCTCCGCCCTGTCCCTGCGTTGATAGGCTCCGGCGAGAAGGTTCTCGCGCACGCTCATCTGCGGAAACACCAGTCGATTCTCCGGCACCAGCGCCACGCCTCGCGCGACGATCCGGGCCGGCGACAGGCCGACGAGCTCGGTGCCGTCAAGCCGGATCGAACCGCGGCGCGGTGTGAGGATGCCGGCGATCGTCATCATCAGTGTGGTCTTGCCCGCCCCATTGGGCCCGAGCAGGCAGGTGATCCGGCCGCTCTCGACGCCCAACGATACGCCCTTCAATGCTTCGATCTTGCCGTAGGTGGTGACAAGACCCGATACATCGAGCAAGGGACGCCTCACCCGCCCGTGGCAGTGCCGAGATAAGCCTCGCGCACCGCCGGATTGGCCTGGATCTCGGCTGGAGTTCCTTCCGCGATCTTCT contains:
- a CDS encoding branched-chain amino acid ABC transporter permease, with translation MDDYLIGVLSNIGVMSFLALSAYLLLLTGEISFGQQAFFAIGAYAAGIATALWGWPLAAALVWGAATGGAAAVLVGVPTLRLHGLYFAIATLAFAEMVRLLFELFRYQIPIDGELVGPNGVDGFGNIRYIFEHEVGPMQFLLVIYGLLAAALAGFMLLERSRLGVVFRMVGADEVLAELNGVAVARHKTLAACIAGAIAGVGGGLYAHLTTYVEPRIFDVMLGVHSLAYGLIGGLGTAFGPLLGVLIDIGVLESIRAFAGYRMIIFGGLVAILLILRPRGLLDEPVVHHIGRAWRRVRDRVLRSTRQPAARGG
- a CDS encoding UbiD family decarboxylase, translated to MPRPMSDDGTRQSLRGFVSALEQAQPGEVVRISEPVDLAYQTQALALELERRRRFPVLIFEQVRGHSIPVVSNVMASRRGLATALGVGLAQLPEEYAKRLKEPLKPVVLDRPPFPVDVQRGDDAVDLGALPIPTYFPGDGGPYLTAGLLTARDPATGVSTAGFHRFQVKGPNRLGVSLHSRRRMYEFQQRAEKAGRSLDCAIVIGLHPAVGMGSLSYPAPEISKFEVVGGLFGEPMQLRRAETVELDVPAWAEIVIEGEILAGVRETEGPFGEFTGYFSRRSTDNVFVARAIVLRQGAWFQSIASGRAPDHILPLGVLREAEISNALRRVVPGVRAVHVPMSGGASFTAYVSIKRTRPGEAKHAISVVLGVDHYLKLVVIVDDDIDVFDESDVLWAMATRVQADRDLVVISGSLGAILDPSASPEGLTAKLGIDATRSFGEGGAEKLVMSAEPAAWARELADRIARA
- a CDS encoding ABC transporter ATP-binding protein, yielding MLDVSGLVTTYGKIEALKGVSLGVESGRITCLLGPNGAGKTTLMMTIAGILTPRRGSIRLDGTELVGLSPARIVARGVALVPENRLVFPQMSVRENLLAGAYQRRDRAEIATDIERMCNRFPRLRERYEQLAGTLSGGEQQMLAVARALMSRPRLLLMDEPSLGLAPLIVAEIFSILTELNRDGTTIFLVEQNAHMALKVAHQFFLMEQGRVTFKGTPGELAEDDVIQRAYLGTRRGAN
- a CDS encoding FixH family protein, producing MTAVARSQLCSALTIVVCCAGALSAAEVRAKAEVTCQPTGKPLQYDCSIRLTHARTDAPLTDVTVMVGADMPSMPMMHNVRPMKATVGREAGSYEARLDLEMLGDWAVRLDLIGKVRDRVVKVMRFEEDRVSAANAPAKPSSPQKH
- a CDS encoding branched-chain amino acid ABC transporter permease, which encodes MIDFAQNSIDGMMIGSSYGLLALGFTLIFGVMQRLNLSYGPSIMVGAYLGTLVYLNLAVGPIAVAAVTVVGAVLAGIYVERLCFAPMAAGAGIASMVSSFAIWMQLEQAAILLLPRHTYPFPPLTTGAPLALGPFLLRADHVIMLVCALGLSAGLQLLLYRSRYGLALRAIIGNPVAAHLVGINVKTAVRLAFAVASAIGGIAGYLVLATDQQITPMFGMWATFKGLIAMMIGGLGSIPGAILGGLLLGVLEAHSQSYFGPQVRDLAAYMLLFVCLVLRPGGLLGEAPTRETMVDHGSA